Proteins encoded together in one Mastacembelus armatus chromosome 15, fMasArm1.2, whole genome shotgun sequence window:
- the mcmbp gene encoding mini-chromosome maintenance complex-binding protein, with the protein MMPSTHDWINNPLGVVEGLFAASQNNPSSAWEAKAVDFFKDQLKEKDAHTSVPSLNDVPVHYLKPNSLVKFRCLIQDMFDPEFYMGVYETIDPSTKTKVLRCGKYKDVTESGVDLTSRNIVTAERQTFYCVPIPGENSWVKESYANSSQARVVPSTSYVPSRQKRSYEEDDDMDTQPQKQRESHTGPHSPAEQHGNGDCKRQETEAPSSQTASASHLDLNFPLPGEKGPSCLIKVYEDWDSFKLNDTLEVYGILSVSPALSALADEKDASSSLLDPAECMETAEEQRVHSPPASLVPRLHMLYAKPLQHNNPLLPSGMLQDNGAFLSSTMSEMASVRAELLTYLTHVLLGDALSAEYLILHLISNVYARRDVLPLGKFTLNLSGCPAVTSYTERLYQIIQQLVPSSYYLGMSLQNMNQMHLVPKKDYVANRLVSGALQLARNTSLFLDETQLEQGQLDTTGVRNVTALGNLISWQKVDYDFNYHQMEFPCNINVLIASEGRSLLPSDCQVHLQSQVTPPHMEEYLSSILMHPQASSQLKKFRMYLSVARLLDYAISDEVTKSVEDDFVDMRKEDPQSISAEDLHRMLVVARLLSLSLGQTSLSRDSWLRAKHIEMLRKSRMEQYKCVNGNEP; encoded by the exons ATGATGCCCTCTACACATGACTGGATCAACAACCCTCTGGGTGTGGTCGAAGGGCTGTTTG ctgctTCCCAGAACAATCCAAGCTCAGCATGGGAGGCCAAAGCTGTTGACTTTTTCAAGGACCAGCTGAAAGAGAAGGACGCTCATACCTCT GTCCCGTCTTTGAACGATGTTCCTGTGCACTACCTGAAGCCAAACAGCCTCGTGAAGTTTCGCTGTTTAATCCAAGACATGTTTGATCCAGAGTTTTACATGGGGGTTTATGAGACTATTGATCCATCCACAAAGACTAAA GTCCTGCGATGTGGGAAGTACAAAGATGTGACAGAAAGTGGG gtGGATTTGACCTCCAGAAACATTGtgactgcagagagacagacttTCTACTGCGTGCCAATCCCTGGAGAAAATTCCTGGGTGAAAGAG AGCTACGCCAACTCTAGCCAAGCGAGAGTGGTTCCCTCTACATCGTATGTTCCGAGCAGACAGAAACGAAGCTACGAGGAAGATGACGACATGGACACgcagccacagaaacaaagggaGTCACACACCG GGCCTCATAGTCCTGCAGAACAGCACGGCAATGGTGACTGTAAGCGACAGGAGACAGAAGCTCCGTCCAGCCAGACAGCATCTGCCTCCCATCTCGACCTTAACTTCCCCCTGCCAGGGGAGAAAGGCCCATCCTGTCTCATCAAG GTGTACGAGGACTGGGACAGCTTCAAACTGAATGACACTTTAGAGGTCTACGGGATCCTCTCTGTCAGTCCTGCTCTCAGCGCTCTGGCCGACGAAAA AGACGCCTCCTCATCCCTCCTGGACCCTGCCGAGTGCATGGAGACGGCAGAGGAACAGAGAGTGCACAGCCCGCCGGCCTCGCTCGTCCCTCGCCTCCACATGCTCTACGCCAAGCCACTGCAGCACAACAACCCCCTGCTTCCCTCCGGCATGTTGCAGGACAACGGTGCCT TTTTGTCTTCGACCATGAGCGAGATGGCATCTGTCAGGGCGGAGCTGCTCACGTACCTCACTCACGTCCTTCTGGGAGATGCCCTGTCTGCCGAATACCTCATTCTGCATCTCATTTCCAACGT CTACGCTAGACGAGATGTTCTCCCACTGGGCAAGTTCACCCTGAACCTTAGCGGCTGTCCTGCTGTCACCTCCTACACTGAACGCCTCTACCAGATTATCCAGCAGCTCGTTCCTTCT TCATACTATTTGGGCATGAGCCTCCAGAACATGAACCAGATGCACCTGGTGCCTAAGAAGGACTATGTGGCCAACCGGCTGGTGAGTGGAGCCCTGCAGCTGGCCAGGAACACTTCCCTCTTCTTGGATGAAACCCAGCTGGAGCAGGGGCAGCTGGACACCACAG GTGTACGTAACGTCACAGCCCTGGGGAACTTGATCTCATGGCAGAAGGTTGATTATGACTTTAACTATCACCAGATGGAATTCCCCTGCAATATTAACGTGCTCATCGCGTCAGAGGGCCGCTCGCTGCTGCCG TCAGACTGTCAGGTACACCTACAGTCTCAGGTCACCCCACCTCACATGGAGGAGTACCTGAGTAGCATACTCATGCACCCACAGGCCTCAtcacagctgaagaagttcagaATGTACCTGAGTGTGGCTCGGCTGCTGGACTACGCCATCTCGGATGAAGTGACAAAG TCAGTTGAGGATGACTTTGTGGACATGAGGAAGGAGGACCCCCAGAGCATATCTGCCGAGGACCTTCACAGAATGCTGGTTGTGGCAAG GTTGCTGTCCCTGAGCCTGGGACAGACCTCCCTGTCCAGAGACAGCTGGCTGAGAGCCAAACACATTGAGATGCTGCGGAAGAGCCGGATGGAGCAGTACAAGTGTGTCAACGGCAACGAGCCCTGA
- the sec23ip gene encoding SEC23-interacting protein isoform X1: protein MADRRNNNVPNTGANLLFSGAPEFNFNLPFMPVSQASGPAVLSGDDSTDVGEEDSFLGQTSGNGPAPSTFSYFSSSATSSDPFASIGQPPRATPALSAPQTTAGLVPAPSSVSMAQPPPTSLQMNPVPPPFGNAVYQSPMGRHTPPPTTVTPPPPQMQPQSHNPYRHTPTSSRASPYIPAPEMLPPTHTPQQNPYSLSSPPQAFPPSGPTFTMPPPTQIQAVPHPATTAGPIVPAGPMMPYNYNVYEPVQPHWFYCKQVESKSVWLPFSIMDSLQLEETYNSVQPDPENVVVRTDGGRYDVQLYDRIRTAMFWEEEPTEVRRCTWFYKGDTDSRFIPYSEEFSDKLEAEYKKAVSTNQWHRRLEFPSGETIVMHNPKVIVQFQPSSVPDEWGTTQDGQTRPRVVKRGIDDDHDEVPDGEPSKVDHLVFMVHGIGPVCDLRFRSMVECVDDFRNVSLKLLHSHFKSSLDEHTISRVEFLPVQWHKALHGDATGVDRRIKKITLPSTGRLRHFTNETLLDVLFYNSPTYCQTIMDTVALEINRLYALFMKRNPDYRGSISLAGHSLGSLILFDLLSNQNGSMASAMPVAPTANGDAKQLTATVTQGNNAVTPPAVEEEPKEGGEEFEDLSAMLEHLGMSEYKSTFDEEKIDVESFLMCTTEDLKEMGIPLGPRKKIAKFVKERANKQAACQAAMAQKAEVKGLSQNVVPPPAAETLPDASVKKLPVGNTVSSIHVNYNYFEVGTGQVSVVYHALDFEPVNFFALGSPIGMFLTVRGLEKIEETYQLPTCKGFFNIYHPLDPVAYRIEPMILPDLELKPVLIPHHKGRKRLHLELKESLSRMGSDLKHGFISSLKSAWQTLNEFARAHTSSAQLQAELAMVANQIEEQEKQVEEEHKIPESPEPQKEDEPQVKIGLLNGGNRIDYVLQEKPIESFNEYLFALQSHLCYWQSEDTALLILKEIYRTMGIQPEQTAH, encoded by the exons ATGGCAGATAGGAGAAATAATAATGTTCCCAACACTGGTGCAAATTTATTGTTTAGCGGCGCTCCGGAGTTTAACTTCAATCTGCCCTTCATGCCAGTGAGTCAGGCCAGTGGTCCGGCGGTGCTGTCAGGAG ATGATTCCACTGATGTTGGAGAAGAAGACAGCTTTCTAGGTCAGACCTCTGGGAATGGACCAGCCCCCTCTACCTTCAGCTACTTCTCCAGCTCTGCAACCAGCAGTGATCCGTTTGCATCCATCGGCCAGCCTCCACGCGCCACGCCAGCCCTGTCAGCACCTCAGACAACAGCGGGCCTGGTTCCTGCTCCCAGTAGTGTCAGCATGGCTCAACCTCCACCTACCAGCTTACAAATGAACCCTGTTCCTCCACCATTTGGCAATGCAGTTTACCAGAGCCCTATGGGACGTCACACTCCTCCACCCACCACAGTGACCCCACCGCCTCCCCAGATGCAGCCACAGAGTCATAACCCATACCGACACACCCCCACCAGCAGCAGAGCCAGTCCTTATATTCCAGCCCCGGAGATGCTGCcgccaacacacacaccccagcAGAATCCCTACTCCCTCAGCTCTCCACCACAGGCATTCCCGCCGTCAGGACCCACGTTCACAATG CCTCCTCCCACACAGATTCAAGCAGTTCCACATCCAGCCACCACTGCTGGACCAATAGTCCCCGCAGGCCCCATGATGCCATACAACTACAACGTCTATGAACCTGTTCAGCCTCACTGGTTCTACTGCAAACAAGTGGAATCAAAGAGTGTCTGGCTTCCTTTCAGTATCATGGATTCCCTTCAGCTAGAAGAGACATACAACTCAG TTCAGCCAGACCCAGAAAACGTGGTCGTGCGTACAGATGGAGGCCGGTATGACGTGCAGCTCTACGACCGTATCAGAACCGCAATGTTCTGGGAGGAGGAGCCTACAGAGGTCCGGCGCTGCACATGGTTCTACAAAGGGGATACAGATAGCCGCTTTATTCCTTATTCTGAGGAGTTTAGCGACAAGCTGGAG gCAGAATATAAGAAAGCTGTGTCTACAAACCAATGGCACCGTAGACTGGAGTTCCCATCAGGAGAAACTATTGTCATGCACAATCCAAAA GTCATTGTGCAGTTTCAGCCATCCTCTGTGCCAGACGAGTGGGGCACAACCCAGGATGGGCAGACTAGGCCCAGAGTGGTGAAAAGAGGGATTGATGATGACCATGATGAAGTGCCTGATG GTGAGCCCTCCAAGGTGGATCATCTTGTGTTCATGGTTCATGGCATCGGTCCTGTGTGTGACCTGAGGTTTAGAAGCATGGTCGAGTGTG TGGATGACTTCCGTAAtgtgtcactgaagctgctgcacAGTCATTTTAAGAGCTCACTAGATGAGCACACCATCAGCAGGGTGGAGTTCCTACCTGTCCAGTGGCACAAAGCTCTGCATGGAGACGCCACCGGGGTGGACAG GAGGATAAAGAAGATCACCTTACCTAGCACTGGACGTTTACGTCACTTTACAAATGAGACTTTGTTAGATGTGCTTTTCTACAACAGTCCCACTTACTGCCAAACCATCATGGACACAGTTGCTCTAGAGATTAACAGACTTTATGCCCTGTTCATGAAGAGAAACCCAGATTACAGAGGAAGCATTTCACTGGCTGGACACAGTTTAG GTTCCCTGATTCTCTTTGACCTGTTGTCAAATCAGAACGGCTCTATGGCATCGGCCATGCCAGTTGCACCCACTGCTAATGGAGACGCCAAACAG CTAACAGCCACTGTTACACAGGGAAATAATGCTGTCACGCCTCCAGCTGTGGAGGAGGAGCCCAAAGAAGGTGGAGAGGAGTTTGAGGATCTCTCTGCTATGCTGGAACATCTGGGCATGTCTGAGTACAAGAGTACCTTTGATGAGGAGAAAATTGATGTTGAATCTTTT CTTATGTGTACAACTGAGGACCTAAAAGAGATGGGAATCCCATTGGGTCCCAGGAAAAAGATTGCCAAGTTTGTGAAAGAAAGAGCGAACAAGCAG GCTGCATGTCAGGCAGCCATGGCGCAGAAAGCAGAAGTCAAAGGGCTCAGTCAGAATGTGGTGCCACCCCCAGCGGCCGAAACTCTCCCAGATGCCTCTGTGAAGAAGCTTCCAGTAGGCAACACAGTCTCCTCCATCCACGTCAACTACAATTACTTTGAAGTCGGCACTGGACAG GTGTCAGTGGTATACCATGCACTGGACTTTGAGCCTGTGAATTTCTTCGCCTTGGGTTCTCCAATTGGCATGTTCCTGACAGTGCGAGGGCTGGAGAAGATCGAGGAGACGTACCAGCTGCCCACATGCAAGGGATTCTTCAATATTTACCATCCG TTGGACCCTGTGGCGTACAGGATAGAGCCCATGATATTGCCAGACTTGGAGCTGAAGCCTGTTTTGATCCCTCATCACAAAGGAAGGAAGAGGCTCCATCTTG AACTGAAGGAGTCTCTCTCCAGGATGGGCTCTGACCTGAAGCATGGCTTTATCAGCTCGCTGAAGAGCGCCTGGCAGACACTCAATGAGTTTGCCCGGGCTCACACGTCATCTGCCCAGCTTCAGGCGGAGCTCGCCATGGTGGCCAATCAGATCGAAGAGCAGGAGAAGCAAGTGGAGGAGG AGCATAAGATCCCAGAGAGCCCAGAGCCACAAAAAGAAGATGAGCCTCAGGTGAAGATAGGGCTGCTGAACGGAGGCAATCGCATTGACTACGTCCTGCAGGAGAAGCCTATTGAAAGTTTCAACGAGTACCTGTTTGCCCTCCAGAGTCATCTGTGCTACTG gcaatCTGAAGACACTGCTCTGCTTATTCTCAAAGAGATCTACAGGACCATGGGCATCCAGCCGGAACAGACAGCACATTAA
- the sec23ip gene encoding SEC23-interacting protein isoform X2: MADRRNNNVPNTGANLLFSGAPEFNFNLPFMPVSQASGPAVLSGDDSTDVGEEDSFLGQTSGNGPAPSTFSYFSSSATSSDPFASIGQPPRATPALSAPQTTAGLVPAPSSVSMAQPPPTSLQMNPVPPPFGNAVYQSPMGRHTPPPTTVTPPPPQMQPQSHNPYRHTPTSSRASPYIPAPEMLPPTHTPQQNPYSLSSPPQAFPPSGPTFTMPPPTQIQAVPHPATTAGPIVPAGPMMPYNYNVYEPVQPHWFYCKQVESKSVWLPFSIMDSLQLEETYNSVQPDPENVVVRTDGGRYDVQLYDRIRTAMFWEEEPTEVRRCTWFYKGDTDSRFIPYSEEFSDKLEAEYKKAVSTNQWHRRLEFPSGETIVMHNPKVIVQFQPSSVPDEWGTTQDGQTRPRVVKRGIDDDHDEVPDGEPSKVDHLVFMVHGIGPVCDLRFRSMVECVDDFRNVSLKLLHSHFKSSLDEHTISRVEFLPVQWHKALHGDATGVDRRIKKITLPSTGRLRHFTNETLLDVLFYNSPTYCQTIMDTVALEINRLYALFMKRNPDYRGSISLAGHSLGSLILFDLLSNQNGSMASAMPVAPTANGDAKQGNNAVTPPAVEEEPKEGGEEFEDLSAMLEHLGMSEYKSTFDEEKIDVESFLMCTTEDLKEMGIPLGPRKKIAKFVKERANKQAACQAAMAQKAEVKGLSQNVVPPPAAETLPDASVKKLPVGNTVSSIHVNYNYFEVGTGQVSVVYHALDFEPVNFFALGSPIGMFLTVRGLEKIEETYQLPTCKGFFNIYHPLDPVAYRIEPMILPDLELKPVLIPHHKGRKRLHLELKESLSRMGSDLKHGFISSLKSAWQTLNEFARAHTSSAQLQAELAMVANQIEEQEKQVEEEHKIPESPEPQKEDEPQVKIGLLNGGNRIDYVLQEKPIESFNEYLFALQSHLCYWQSEDTALLILKEIYRTMGIQPEQTAH, translated from the exons ATGGCAGATAGGAGAAATAATAATGTTCCCAACACTGGTGCAAATTTATTGTTTAGCGGCGCTCCGGAGTTTAACTTCAATCTGCCCTTCATGCCAGTGAGTCAGGCCAGTGGTCCGGCGGTGCTGTCAGGAG ATGATTCCACTGATGTTGGAGAAGAAGACAGCTTTCTAGGTCAGACCTCTGGGAATGGACCAGCCCCCTCTACCTTCAGCTACTTCTCCAGCTCTGCAACCAGCAGTGATCCGTTTGCATCCATCGGCCAGCCTCCACGCGCCACGCCAGCCCTGTCAGCACCTCAGACAACAGCGGGCCTGGTTCCTGCTCCCAGTAGTGTCAGCATGGCTCAACCTCCACCTACCAGCTTACAAATGAACCCTGTTCCTCCACCATTTGGCAATGCAGTTTACCAGAGCCCTATGGGACGTCACACTCCTCCACCCACCACAGTGACCCCACCGCCTCCCCAGATGCAGCCACAGAGTCATAACCCATACCGACACACCCCCACCAGCAGCAGAGCCAGTCCTTATATTCCAGCCCCGGAGATGCTGCcgccaacacacacaccccagcAGAATCCCTACTCCCTCAGCTCTCCACCACAGGCATTCCCGCCGTCAGGACCCACGTTCACAATG CCTCCTCCCACACAGATTCAAGCAGTTCCACATCCAGCCACCACTGCTGGACCAATAGTCCCCGCAGGCCCCATGATGCCATACAACTACAACGTCTATGAACCTGTTCAGCCTCACTGGTTCTACTGCAAACAAGTGGAATCAAAGAGTGTCTGGCTTCCTTTCAGTATCATGGATTCCCTTCAGCTAGAAGAGACATACAACTCAG TTCAGCCAGACCCAGAAAACGTGGTCGTGCGTACAGATGGAGGCCGGTATGACGTGCAGCTCTACGACCGTATCAGAACCGCAATGTTCTGGGAGGAGGAGCCTACAGAGGTCCGGCGCTGCACATGGTTCTACAAAGGGGATACAGATAGCCGCTTTATTCCTTATTCTGAGGAGTTTAGCGACAAGCTGGAG gCAGAATATAAGAAAGCTGTGTCTACAAACCAATGGCACCGTAGACTGGAGTTCCCATCAGGAGAAACTATTGTCATGCACAATCCAAAA GTCATTGTGCAGTTTCAGCCATCCTCTGTGCCAGACGAGTGGGGCACAACCCAGGATGGGCAGACTAGGCCCAGAGTGGTGAAAAGAGGGATTGATGATGACCATGATGAAGTGCCTGATG GTGAGCCCTCCAAGGTGGATCATCTTGTGTTCATGGTTCATGGCATCGGTCCTGTGTGTGACCTGAGGTTTAGAAGCATGGTCGAGTGTG TGGATGACTTCCGTAAtgtgtcactgaagctgctgcacAGTCATTTTAAGAGCTCACTAGATGAGCACACCATCAGCAGGGTGGAGTTCCTACCTGTCCAGTGGCACAAAGCTCTGCATGGAGACGCCACCGGGGTGGACAG GAGGATAAAGAAGATCACCTTACCTAGCACTGGACGTTTACGTCACTTTACAAATGAGACTTTGTTAGATGTGCTTTTCTACAACAGTCCCACTTACTGCCAAACCATCATGGACACAGTTGCTCTAGAGATTAACAGACTTTATGCCCTGTTCATGAAGAGAAACCCAGATTACAGAGGAAGCATTTCACTGGCTGGACACAGTTTAG GTTCCCTGATTCTCTTTGACCTGTTGTCAAATCAGAACGGCTCTATGGCATCGGCCATGCCAGTTGCACCCACTGCTAATGGAGACGCCAAACAG GGAAATAATGCTGTCACGCCTCCAGCTGTGGAGGAGGAGCCCAAAGAAGGTGGAGAGGAGTTTGAGGATCTCTCTGCTATGCTGGAACATCTGGGCATGTCTGAGTACAAGAGTACCTTTGATGAGGAGAAAATTGATGTTGAATCTTTT CTTATGTGTACAACTGAGGACCTAAAAGAGATGGGAATCCCATTGGGTCCCAGGAAAAAGATTGCCAAGTTTGTGAAAGAAAGAGCGAACAAGCAG GCTGCATGTCAGGCAGCCATGGCGCAGAAAGCAGAAGTCAAAGGGCTCAGTCAGAATGTGGTGCCACCCCCAGCGGCCGAAACTCTCCCAGATGCCTCTGTGAAGAAGCTTCCAGTAGGCAACACAGTCTCCTCCATCCACGTCAACTACAATTACTTTGAAGTCGGCACTGGACAG GTGTCAGTGGTATACCATGCACTGGACTTTGAGCCTGTGAATTTCTTCGCCTTGGGTTCTCCAATTGGCATGTTCCTGACAGTGCGAGGGCTGGAGAAGATCGAGGAGACGTACCAGCTGCCCACATGCAAGGGATTCTTCAATATTTACCATCCG TTGGACCCTGTGGCGTACAGGATAGAGCCCATGATATTGCCAGACTTGGAGCTGAAGCCTGTTTTGATCCCTCATCACAAAGGAAGGAAGAGGCTCCATCTTG AACTGAAGGAGTCTCTCTCCAGGATGGGCTCTGACCTGAAGCATGGCTTTATCAGCTCGCTGAAGAGCGCCTGGCAGACACTCAATGAGTTTGCCCGGGCTCACACGTCATCTGCCCAGCTTCAGGCGGAGCTCGCCATGGTGGCCAATCAGATCGAAGAGCAGGAGAAGCAAGTGGAGGAGG AGCATAAGATCCCAGAGAGCCCAGAGCCACAAAAAGAAGATGAGCCTCAGGTGAAGATAGGGCTGCTGAACGGAGGCAATCGCATTGACTACGTCCTGCAGGAGAAGCCTATTGAAAGTTTCAACGAGTACCTGTTTGCCCTCCAGAGTCATCTGTGCTACTG gcaatCTGAAGACACTGCTCTGCTTATTCTCAAAGAGATCTACAGGACCATGGGCATCCAGCCGGAACAGACAGCACATTAA
- the sec23ip gene encoding SEC23-interacting protein isoform X3, with translation MAQPPPTSLQMNPVPPPFGNAVYQSPMGRHTPPPTTVTPPPPQMQPQSHNPYRHTPTSSRASPYIPAPEMLPPTHTPQQNPYSLSSPPQAFPPSGPTFTMPPPTQIQAVPHPATTAGPIVPAGPMMPYNYNVYEPVQPHWFYCKQVESKSVWLPFSIMDSLQLEETYNSVQPDPENVVVRTDGGRYDVQLYDRIRTAMFWEEEPTEVRRCTWFYKGDTDSRFIPYSEEFSDKLEAEYKKAVSTNQWHRRLEFPSGETIVMHNPKVIVQFQPSSVPDEWGTTQDGQTRPRVVKRGIDDDHDEVPDGEPSKVDHLVFMVHGIGPVCDLRFRSMVECVDDFRNVSLKLLHSHFKSSLDEHTISRVEFLPVQWHKALHGDATGVDRRIKKITLPSTGRLRHFTNETLLDVLFYNSPTYCQTIMDTVALEINRLYALFMKRNPDYRGSISLAGHSLGSLILFDLLSNQNGSMASAMPVAPTANGDAKQLTATVTQGNNAVTPPAVEEEPKEGGEEFEDLSAMLEHLGMSEYKSTFDEEKIDVESFLMCTTEDLKEMGIPLGPRKKIAKFVKERANKQAACQAAMAQKAEVKGLSQNVVPPPAAETLPDASVKKLPVGNTVSSIHVNYNYFEVGTGQVSVVYHALDFEPVNFFALGSPIGMFLTVRGLEKIEETYQLPTCKGFFNIYHPLDPVAYRIEPMILPDLELKPVLIPHHKGRKRLHLELKESLSRMGSDLKHGFISSLKSAWQTLNEFARAHTSSAQLQAELAMVANQIEEQEKQVEEEHKIPESPEPQKEDEPQVKIGLLNGGNRIDYVLQEKPIESFNEYLFALQSHLCYWQSEDTALLILKEIYRTMGIQPEQTAH, from the exons ATGGCTCAACCTCCACCTACCAGCTTACAAATGAACCCTGTTCCTCCACCATTTGGCAATGCAGTTTACCAGAGCCCTATGGGACGTCACACTCCTCCACCCACCACAGTGACCCCACCGCCTCCCCAGATGCAGCCACAGAGTCATAACCCATACCGACACACCCCCACCAGCAGCAGAGCCAGTCCTTATATTCCAGCCCCGGAGATGCTGCcgccaacacacacaccccagcAGAATCCCTACTCCCTCAGCTCTCCACCACAGGCATTCCCGCCGTCAGGACCCACGTTCACAATG CCTCCTCCCACACAGATTCAAGCAGTTCCACATCCAGCCACCACTGCTGGACCAATAGTCCCCGCAGGCCCCATGATGCCATACAACTACAACGTCTATGAACCTGTTCAGCCTCACTGGTTCTACTGCAAACAAGTGGAATCAAAGAGTGTCTGGCTTCCTTTCAGTATCATGGATTCCCTTCAGCTAGAAGAGACATACAACTCAG TTCAGCCAGACCCAGAAAACGTGGTCGTGCGTACAGATGGAGGCCGGTATGACGTGCAGCTCTACGACCGTATCAGAACCGCAATGTTCTGGGAGGAGGAGCCTACAGAGGTCCGGCGCTGCACATGGTTCTACAAAGGGGATACAGATAGCCGCTTTATTCCTTATTCTGAGGAGTTTAGCGACAAGCTGGAG gCAGAATATAAGAAAGCTGTGTCTACAAACCAATGGCACCGTAGACTGGAGTTCCCATCAGGAGAAACTATTGTCATGCACAATCCAAAA GTCATTGTGCAGTTTCAGCCATCCTCTGTGCCAGACGAGTGGGGCACAACCCAGGATGGGCAGACTAGGCCCAGAGTGGTGAAAAGAGGGATTGATGATGACCATGATGAAGTGCCTGATG GTGAGCCCTCCAAGGTGGATCATCTTGTGTTCATGGTTCATGGCATCGGTCCTGTGTGTGACCTGAGGTTTAGAAGCATGGTCGAGTGTG TGGATGACTTCCGTAAtgtgtcactgaagctgctgcacAGTCATTTTAAGAGCTCACTAGATGAGCACACCATCAGCAGGGTGGAGTTCCTACCTGTCCAGTGGCACAAAGCTCTGCATGGAGACGCCACCGGGGTGGACAG GAGGATAAAGAAGATCACCTTACCTAGCACTGGACGTTTACGTCACTTTACAAATGAGACTTTGTTAGATGTGCTTTTCTACAACAGTCCCACTTACTGCCAAACCATCATGGACACAGTTGCTCTAGAGATTAACAGACTTTATGCCCTGTTCATGAAGAGAAACCCAGATTACAGAGGAAGCATTTCACTGGCTGGACACAGTTTAG GTTCCCTGATTCTCTTTGACCTGTTGTCAAATCAGAACGGCTCTATGGCATCGGCCATGCCAGTTGCACCCACTGCTAATGGAGACGCCAAACAG CTAACAGCCACTGTTACACAGGGAAATAATGCTGTCACGCCTCCAGCTGTGGAGGAGGAGCCCAAAGAAGGTGGAGAGGAGTTTGAGGATCTCTCTGCTATGCTGGAACATCTGGGCATGTCTGAGTACAAGAGTACCTTTGATGAGGAGAAAATTGATGTTGAATCTTTT CTTATGTGTACAACTGAGGACCTAAAAGAGATGGGAATCCCATTGGGTCCCAGGAAAAAGATTGCCAAGTTTGTGAAAGAAAGAGCGAACAAGCAG GCTGCATGTCAGGCAGCCATGGCGCAGAAAGCAGAAGTCAAAGGGCTCAGTCAGAATGTGGTGCCACCCCCAGCGGCCGAAACTCTCCCAGATGCCTCTGTGAAGAAGCTTCCAGTAGGCAACACAGTCTCCTCCATCCACGTCAACTACAATTACTTTGAAGTCGGCACTGGACAG GTGTCAGTGGTATACCATGCACTGGACTTTGAGCCTGTGAATTTCTTCGCCTTGGGTTCTCCAATTGGCATGTTCCTGACAGTGCGAGGGCTGGAGAAGATCGAGGAGACGTACCAGCTGCCCACATGCAAGGGATTCTTCAATATTTACCATCCG TTGGACCCTGTGGCGTACAGGATAGAGCCCATGATATTGCCAGACTTGGAGCTGAAGCCTGTTTTGATCCCTCATCACAAAGGAAGGAAGAGGCTCCATCTTG AACTGAAGGAGTCTCTCTCCAGGATGGGCTCTGACCTGAAGCATGGCTTTATCAGCTCGCTGAAGAGCGCCTGGCAGACACTCAATGAGTTTGCCCGGGCTCACACGTCATCTGCCCAGCTTCAGGCGGAGCTCGCCATGGTGGCCAATCAGATCGAAGAGCAGGAGAAGCAAGTGGAGGAGG AGCATAAGATCCCAGAGAGCCCAGAGCCACAAAAAGAAGATGAGCCTCAGGTGAAGATAGGGCTGCTGAACGGAGGCAATCGCATTGACTACGTCCTGCAGGAGAAGCCTATTGAAAGTTTCAACGAGTACCTGTTTGCCCTCCAGAGTCATCTGTGCTACTG gcaatCTGAAGACACTGCTCTGCTTATTCTCAAAGAGATCTACAGGACCATGGGCATCCAGCCGGAACAGACAGCACATTAA